Proteins encoded within one genomic window of Geotalea daltonii FRC-32:
- a CDS encoding class 1 fructose-bisphosphatase produces MLSEPGKSKFQIDLRRHLRSQNICDKLVHLICEIAEASKYVINAVRTGDLGVAGTSNLYGEEQLALDVLSDRIMRKRLIHSGVVCNIASEEMDEIYQVTTDSDGLYSVAYDPLDGSSLVDVNLAVGTIVSIFKGDNLLQEGRKQVAAMYILYGPRVSLVYSVGDGVHEFTMNQLMEYNLTRENVRMQRDGNIYSPGGLRNKYNEGDEKFIRYLEAKGCKLRYSGGFVPDINQVLMKGKGLFMYPALNGSPNGKLRLLFELNPMAFLIEHAGGAATNGKTPILDLKPESLDQRAPIYIGCVEDVNRAMEYVDKA; encoded by the coding sequence ATGTTAAGCGAGCCGGGGAAGTCAAAATTTCAAATCGATCTGCGTCGTCATCTGCGCAGTCAGAATATCTGTGACAAGCTTGTACACCTCATCTGCGAAATTGCCGAGGCAAGCAAGTATGTGATTAATGCGGTTCGTACCGGCGATCTGGGTGTTGCCGGTACCTCCAACCTTTACGGTGAAGAGCAGCTGGCTCTGGATGTACTGTCCGACCGGATCATGAGAAAGCGGCTCATTCATTCCGGAGTGGTCTGCAACATAGCCTCCGAGGAGATGGATGAGATCTATCAGGTTACAACAGATTCCGACGGCCTTTATTCGGTTGCCTACGATCCCCTTGACGGCTCTTCTCTGGTGGATGTCAATCTGGCCGTAGGCACCATCGTTTCCATCTTCAAGGGAGACAACCTCCTGCAGGAAGGACGCAAGCAGGTAGCTGCCATGTATATCCTTTACGGACCCCGCGTCTCACTGGTATACTCCGTAGGTGACGGTGTACATGAGTTCACCATGAACCAGTTGATGGAGTATAACCTGACCAGGGAAAACGTCCGCATGCAGCGTGACGGCAATATTTACTCGCCCGGAGGACTGCGCAACAAGTACAACGAGGGGGATGAGAAGTTCATCCGTTACCTTGAGGCAAAAGGGTGCAAGCTGCGCTATTCCGGCGGATTCGTGCCCGACATCAACCAGGTTCTGATGAAAGGGAAGGGGCTTTTCATGTACCCGGCGCTGAACGGTTCACCCAATGGGAAACTGCGCCTTCTGTTCGAGCTCAATCCCATGGCCTTTCTTATTGAACATGCAGGGGGGGCTGCAACAAACGGCAAAACTCCCATACTGGACCTGAAGCCGGAAAGCCTGGACCAGCGAGCACCAATTTATATCGGGTGTGTGGAAGACGTAAATCGCGCCATGGAGTACGTGGACAAAGCATAA
- a CDS encoding sigma-54-dependent transcriptional regulator: MTAKLLILDDDPDILLMLKTVFHGEEMEVMLESESDAALKLILTERPNVAIFDISMPGKSGFQVLQEAKKIDPGLSIIMTTGHKTTQNAIEAMKFGAYDYVTKPFDTNKLRSSVQKALECNLLNRKVRYTKDTNQLKLEEDADDIMIGSSAEMIEIWKMVGKVADSDATVLIQGESGTGKELLARAIYDNSRRKNRPFLAVNCAALPEALLESELFGHEKGAFTDAHARRIGKFEQCNGGTIFLDEIGEMSLANQGKLLRVLECQEFERVGGNDTIRVDVRIIAATNRSLVTSVKEKTFRMDLFYRLRVVNFFLPPLKDRAEDIPLLIDLFVKKFSRKYGKTIRRVAPETTDLLLKHPWEGNIRELKNVINSATVFCKSDVLMPEDLESFLTAKAGFKEVDLDCAGDDYYEVFWKMLEPVFDGICLKNKGTIYESVNMGLEKALIHMAMEKSNNNQVFAAKLLGISRNTLRDRLERYKSGANE, translated from the coding sequence ATGACAGCAAAACTGCTTATTCTTGATGACGACCCAGATATTCTCCTGATGCTGAAAACTGTTTTTCATGGCGAGGAAATGGAGGTAATGCTTGAGAGCGAAAGCGATGCCGCTCTCAAGCTTATACTGACCGAACGTCCGAATGTGGCCATTTTCGATATAAGCATGCCAGGCAAATCGGGCTTTCAGGTTTTGCAGGAGGCGAAAAAAATTGACCCCGGGCTGTCAATTATCATGACCACCGGCCACAAGACTACCCAGAATGCAATAGAAGCCATGAAATTTGGCGCTTACGATTATGTAACGAAACCTTTCGATACCAATAAACTTAGATCATCCGTGCAAAAGGCTTTGGAATGCAATCTGCTCAACAGGAAGGTGAGATACACCAAAGACACCAATCAGCTCAAACTTGAAGAAGACGCAGATGACATCATGATCGGTTCCTCTGCGGAAATGATCGAGATCTGGAAGATGGTTGGCAAGGTTGCCGATTCCGATGCCACGGTTCTGATTCAGGGTGAAAGCGGGACGGGCAAGGAGCTTCTGGCCCGGGCCATCTATGACAATTCCCGGCGAAAAAATCGTCCGTTTCTGGCAGTCAATTGTGCGGCATTGCCGGAAGCTCTGCTGGAATCGGAACTCTTTGGCCATGAGAAAGGTGCCTTCACCGATGCCCATGCCAGAAGAATCGGCAAATTCGAGCAGTGCAACGGCGGTACCATCTTTCTTGACGAAATAGGGGAGATGAGCCTGGCCAACCAAGGTAAGCTTTTACGGGTGCTGGAATGCCAGGAGTTCGAGAGAGTCGGAGGCAACGATACTATCCGCGTCGATGTGCGCATCATTGCCGCCACCAACAGGAGCCTGGTGACCTCGGTCAAGGAAAAGACCTTCAGAATGGATCTCTTTTACCGGTTACGGGTTGTCAATTTTTTTCTTCCTCCCCTGAAAGACCGGGCAGAAGATATTCCGCTGCTCATTGACCTGTTCGTCAAGAAATTCTCCCGCAAATACGGAAAAACCATCAGGCGCGTCGCGCCGGAAACAACGGACCTGCTGCTGAAACACCCCTGGGAGGGAAATATCAGGGAGTTGAAGAATGTCATCAATTCGGCGACGGTATTCTGCAAGAGCGACGTGCTGATGCCGGAAGATCTGGAATCATTTCTCACCGCAAAAGCCGGATTCAAGGAAGTGGACCTGGACTGTGCCGGAGATGATTACTACGAGGTATTCTGGAAGATGCTGGAGCCGGTTTTCGACGGGATCTGCCTCAAGAACAAGGGGACCATTTATGAAAGCGTCAACATGGGATTGGAAAAGGCCCTGATCCATATGGCCATGGAAAAGAGCAACAATAACCAGGTCTTCGCTGCGAAACTGCTGGGAATCAGCAGAAACACCCTCCGCGATCGGTTGGAAAGGTACAAGAGCGGGGCAAACGAATAA
- a CDS encoding response regulator, giving the protein MKEHILIADDEEMIRDLLCATLGKEGYYCHQASNAVEGLNVLESQPIEIAFLDIMMPGRSGVELLKDARKVKPDISVLMITALNDMDTALSCIHLGAEDYITKPFNLDRVLLTVRNISEKRRLIKDNREYQSNLELKVREQTEVIREAMGEVNLAYEHTLTALIRALDAREKEVGSHSERVMTYTLLMAQKLGIDKEDSTAMAKGALLHDIGKIGISDNILLKPGKLDVEEWELMRRHPQVGHDILKGIRYFKGAAELVLCHHERFDGNGYPNGLKGKDIPVSARIFGLIDTLDAMTSDRPYRKALPFQAVVDEVVKCRGFQFDPELVDIFLQIDKKEWEAAAGKFFS; this is encoded by the coding sequence ATGAAAGAACACATACTCATTGCCGATGATGAGGAAATGATCAGGGACCTGCTTTGCGCAACCCTGGGTAAGGAAGGTTATTACTGCCACCAGGCGAGTAATGCCGTTGAAGGCCTGAACGTACTGGAAAGCCAACCCATAGAAATTGCGTTTCTCGATATCATGATGCCCGGCAGGTCGGGTGTGGAGCTGTTGAAGGACGCCAGGAAAGTCAAGCCTGACATCAGCGTCCTCATGATAACGGCGCTTAACGACATGGATACGGCTCTATCCTGCATACATTTGGGCGCCGAGGACTACATCACCAAACCATTCAATCTGGACAGGGTGCTCTTGACGGTGCGGAATATCTCGGAAAAGCGCCGCCTGATAAAAGACAACAGGGAGTATCAGTCAAATCTCGAACTAAAGGTCCGTGAACAGACAGAGGTAATCAGAGAAGCAATGGGTGAGGTGAACCTTGCCTATGAGCATACACTGACGGCGCTCATACGGGCGCTGGACGCACGGGAAAAAGAAGTCGGTTCCCATTCAGAAAGGGTCATGACATATACCCTCCTCATGGCGCAAAAACTTGGCATAGACAAGGAGGATTCAACTGCCATGGCAAAGGGAGCACTGCTCCATGACATAGGCAAAATAGGTATTTCCGACAATATTCTGCTGAAACCGGGGAAACTGGATGTTGAAGAGTGGGAACTGATGAGGCGGCACCCGCAAGTGGGACACGATATTCTGAAGGGAATCAGATACTTCAAAGGGGCAGCCGAACTGGTGCTCTGCCACCATGAACGCTTTGACGGGAATGGTTATCCCAATGGCCTCAAGGGGAAGGACATACCTGTCAGCGCCCGCATTTTCGGTCTGATCGACACCCTGGATGCCATGACCTCAGACCGGCCTTACAGAAAAGCTCTGCCTTTCCAGGCAGTTGTCGATGAAGTCGTCAAATGCAGAGGCTTTCAGTTCGATCCCGAACTCGTGGATATCTTCTTGCAAATCGATAAAAAGGAATGGGAGGCTGCGGCAGGAAAATTTTTTTCTTAA
- a CDS encoding response regulator, which yields MKPPLRILIIDDSPEDAVLLVRELKKEFSPAMERVETEEAMLSAIEKGKWDVVVSDYVMPEFSGLAAISILHQQNRDLPFIMVSGQMGEELAVEAMRAGAHDYLVKGNLSRLIPAIKRELKEASDRDKRRKAEAALHATEARFKSLVEQSLVGIYLLQDGIFSYVNPKFAEIFNFQQSELVDGRALLDLVIDEDRQAVSEICETILGYSDKGPPCYFRGQGKCGKDLQLEMHGTKTELNGRPAIIGTLLDITERKKAFEQLRQAQKMEALGQLAGGIAHDFNNLLTIINGYSTLLLRSLDRESPQHQEAEQILKAGDRAADLTRQLLTFSRRQILAPRMLNLNDQIRGIEKMLHRVVGEHIYLETSLAEDIDLIKIDPGQVEQIVMNLVVNAGDAMKDGGMMSIATTNAEIDQSFASTHPGSVMGGYVMLAVTDNGTGMTEEVKSRLFEPFFTTKEMGRGTGLGLATVYGIVKQNGGYIDVASELEKGTTFRIYLPRLKQQNTPVKLVPEVPAEGSHTILVVEDEPGVLNLVTHTLKNKGFNIIGTTDPLEALEIFDQRGNEIDLLLSDVVMPFMNGPKLAEALTQKNSALKVIFMSGHTDDKVNFEKILENGTPFIAKPFTNGALVTKIARTLANLEDRITELGADR from the coding sequence ATGAAGCCGCCGCTCCGAATACTTATTATCGATGATTCTCCTGAAGATGCCGTCCTACTCGTCAGGGAACTGAAAAAGGAATTCAGTCCGGCAATGGAGCGTGTCGAAACGGAAGAGGCAATGCTTTCCGCCATTGAAAAGGGTAAATGGGATGTGGTTGTTTCCGACTACGTCATGCCGGAGTTCAGTGGACTTGCGGCTATAAGCATCCTTCATCAGCAGAATCGGGATCTCCCGTTCATCATGGTTTCAGGTCAGATGGGCGAGGAGCTTGCCGTTGAAGCAATGAGAGCCGGCGCCCACGACTATCTGGTCAAGGGAAACCTCAGCCGTCTCATACCGGCTATAAAACGGGAGCTTAAGGAAGCATCGGATCGAGATAAAAGACGTAAAGCCGAAGCAGCCCTTCATGCCACCGAAGCGCGCTTTAAAAGCCTGGTAGAGCAGTCACTTGTGGGCATATACCTCCTGCAGGACGGGATTTTTTCCTATGTGAATCCCAAATTTGCGGAGATTTTCAATTTTCAGCAGAGCGAACTGGTCGACGGCAGAGCGCTTCTCGATCTGGTTATTGATGAAGACCGGCAGGCTGTCTCTGAAATCTGCGAGACAATACTGGGTTATTCCGACAAGGGTCCCCCCTGTTATTTCAGGGGACAGGGTAAGTGCGGCAAAGATCTGCAGCTGGAAATGCACGGGACGAAAACCGAGCTCAACGGCAGACCTGCCATTATAGGCACCCTTCTGGACATAACCGAGAGGAAAAAAGCATTCGAACAGTTGCGACAGGCACAGAAAATGGAAGCATTGGGCCAGCTTGCCGGCGGCATAGCCCATGATTTCAACAATCTTCTCACCATTATCAATGGTTACAGCACTCTATTGCTCCGGTCCCTGGACCGGGAAAGCCCACAGCATCAGGAGGCTGAACAAATCTTGAAGGCAGGAGACCGTGCCGCAGACCTGACACGGCAGCTGCTGACCTTCAGCCGCAGACAGATTCTGGCCCCCAGGATGTTGAATCTCAATGATCAGATACGTGGCATAGAAAAAATGCTCCACAGGGTTGTCGGTGAGCATATTTATCTGGAGACATCTCTGGCCGAGGATATCGACCTGATCAAGATTGATCCGGGACAGGTGGAGCAGATCGTCATGAACCTGGTTGTCAATGCGGGGGATGCCATGAAAGACGGTGGTATGATGAGCATTGCAACGACGAATGCTGAAATTGACCAGTCTTTCGCATCGACACACCCTGGTTCCGTCATGGGAGGCTATGTCATGCTCGCCGTTACCGACAATGGTACCGGCATGACAGAAGAAGTAAAAAGCCGGCTATTCGAGCCTTTTTTCACTACAAAGGAAATGGGACGCGGTACAGGTCTGGGGCTTGCCACGGTTTATGGTATCGTCAAGCAGAATGGCGGCTATATTGACGTGGCCAGTGAGTTGGAAAAAGGCACCACCTTCCGGATTTACCTGCCCAGGTTAAAGCAGCAGAATACGCCGGTGAAACTTGTACCAGAAGTACCTGCCGAGGGAAGCCACACCATACTCGTGGTCGAAGATGAACCGGGAGTATTGAACCTGGTCACGCATACATTGAAAAATAAAGGCTTCAATATCATTGGGACGACCGATCCCCTTGAAGCCCTGGAAATTTTCGATCAGCGCGGGAATGAAATAGATCTTCTTTTATCGGATGTGGTGATGCCGTTCATGAACGGGCCGAAACTGGCCGAGGCATTAACCCAAAAAAATTCCGCGTTGAAAGTCATATTCATGTCCGGACACACCGATGACAAGGTCAACTTCGAGAAGATCCTGGAAAATGGCACTCCCTTTATAGCCAAACCATTTACCAACGGGGCGCTGGTGACGAAAATAGCCCGTACACTTGCAAATTTAGAGGATAGAATTACTGAGCTAGGAGCGGACAGATGA
- a CDS encoding efflux RND transporter periplasmic adaptor subunit translates to MPVAVATVQQKTVPITVNAVGNVEPFNSVPVKAQVNGIISRVHFREGQDVQKGDLLFTIDPGTYRAALKQAEANLARDLALARNAEEQAGRYAALVKDGIVTQEQYDQLKTNAEAFSAAVAADRAAVENARIQLSYCYIRSPIPGRTGSLLVNVGSLVKGNDTAALVTINQISPIYVSFTVPEKQLAAINTQVAGGSMIVEALVPNDAQGSLRGVVSFLDNTVDTTTGTIRLKGTFPNGDRRLWPGQFVNVSLILGTRPNAIVIPAAAVQTSQQGQFVFVIGADKKAELRPISPSISDKGLVVIDHGLRPGEVVVTDGVMRLTPGAQIEIKKGGPGKLQPSSPMGQK, encoded by the coding sequence GTGCCGGTTGCCGTAGCCACCGTCCAACAGAAGACTGTGCCCATAACCGTCAATGCCGTCGGCAATGTGGAACCCTTTAACAGCGTACCGGTCAAGGCACAGGTCAACGGGATTATTTCCAGGGTTCATTTCCGTGAGGGACAGGATGTGCAGAAGGGAGACCTCCTTTTTACCATAGACCCCGGAACTTACCGTGCCGCGTTGAAACAGGCGGAGGCAAACCTGGCCCGGGACCTGGCGCTGGCCAGGAACGCTGAGGAACAGGCAGGACGTTATGCAGCGCTGGTGAAAGATGGAATCGTCACCCAGGAACAATATGACCAGCTAAAAACTAATGCAGAAGCCTTTTCCGCAGCGGTGGCTGCAGACAGGGCTGCTGTGGAAAATGCCAGAATACAGTTATCCTACTGTTATATCCGTTCACCTATCCCCGGCCGTACCGGCAGTCTGCTGGTAAATGTGGGCTCTCTCGTCAAAGGCAACGATACTGCTGCTCTGGTTACCATCAACCAGATATCTCCCATTTATGTCAGTTTTACCGTTCCTGAAAAACAGCTTGCTGCCATCAATACACAAGTAGCTGGTGGCAGTATGATTGTGGAGGCACTGGTGCCCAATGATGCGCAGGGAAGTTTGCGCGGTGTCGTCAGCTTTCTCGACAATACCGTCGACACGACCACCGGCACCATTCGTCTCAAAGGCACTTTTCCCAATGGCGACAGACGTCTGTGGCCCGGGCAGTTCGTTAATGTATCGCTTATCCTTGGCACCAGGCCAAACGCCATTGTAATTCCTGCCGCCGCTGTGCAGACCTCCCAGCAGGGTCAATTCGTCTTTGTAATCGGTGCCGATAAAAAAGCGGAGCTGAGACCCATATCTCCCAGCATTAGTGACAAGGGCCTGGTAGTGATCGACCATGGGCTGCGTCCTGGAGAAGTAGTCGTTACCGATGGGGTGATGAGACTGACCCCTGGCGCTCAGATTGAAATCAAAAAAGGGGGACCGGGAAAGCTGCAGCCGTCTTCACCAATGGGACAAAAATAG
- a CDS encoding efflux RND transporter permease subunit, translated as MHISELFIKRPVMTSLIMLAVMVFGLFAYRLLPVNDLPRIDYPTIQVTANLSGASPETMASAVATPLERQFSTISGLDSMSSTNGQGVSIIVLKFDLDRDIDAAALDVQAAISKAARQLPQDMPNPPSFQKVNPADQAVLYLALSSQTLPLSAVNEYADTIIAPRISMISGVAQVQVNGSQKYAVRVQLDPNAITSLKIGLDEVAAALDRWNVNLPTGGLQGERQAFTIQATGQLYNAEAFKSLIVAYRGNSPVRLSDIATVSDSVENDKVAAWYNTKGKSTRAIILAVQRQPGTNTIEVVDSIKKQIPSFRSQIPASVQLDVFFDRTVTIRESVADVKFTLLLTIALVILVIFLFLRNLSATVIPSLALPLSIIGTFAAMYAFGFSVNNITLMALTLSVGFVVDDAIVMLENIVRHMEHGENPHEAALRGSREIGFTIISMTISLVAVFIPVLFMSGMLGRMLHEFAVTITVAILISGLVSLSLTPMLCSRFLKPPAEVRHGKFYNFMERFFQGMLDLYRLTLSRVLRYRRTTMLITLVMTAITIWLFMIMPMGLLPSDDIGAISAPTEGAQGVSFEEMKRHQQELAKIVLQEPNIEAFMSTVGASGSRVGSNSGFMFIKLKPRHERNLNADQIIQKLRPKVMGIPGITMFMNNLPPIRLEATSSKLQYQFVLQSPDTEDLYQNASAFETKLRGLPMLQEVTSDLQLKNPQINLQLDRDRAAALGITAERIEDTLFSAYGSRQVSTIYSPTNQYRVIMELAPQYQSDPAALSMLYVRSNAGQLVPLSSLATLTTGVGPLSVNHLGQITSVTVSFNIKPGTPLGDAVAAVENEAKSLPASITTGFQGTAQVYQASTKGLALLLIMAILVIYIVLGILYESYIHPLTILSGLPSAGFGALITLLIFGKDLNLYSFVGIIMLVGIVKKNAIMMIDFALEAQRNQGLSPLDAIYEGCLVRFRPIMMTTMAALMGTLPIAMGFGAGAESRRPLGLAVVGGLLVSQLLTLFITPVVYYYMDRFQQFLRSRAGKKGPISETNVP; from the coding sequence ATGCACATCTCTGAACTCTTCATAAAACGTCCGGTCATGACATCGCTGATCATGCTGGCTGTCATGGTTTTCGGCCTTTTTGCCTATCGTCTTCTGCCGGTCAATGACCTGCCGCGCATCGATTACCCCACCATCCAAGTTACCGCAAACCTGTCCGGGGCAAGCCCTGAGACCATGGCCAGTGCCGTAGCCACACCGTTGGAAAGGCAGTTTTCCACCATCTCCGGATTGGATTCCATGAGTTCCACCAACGGCCAGGGTGTTTCCATCATTGTTCTTAAGTTCGACCTGGACCGGGATATCGATGCTGCTGCCCTGGACGTGCAGGCGGCAATCTCCAAGGCCGCCCGTCAACTGCCACAGGACATGCCCAATCCACCGTCGTTCCAGAAAGTTAATCCTGCCGACCAGGCCGTGCTCTATCTGGCGCTGAGTTCACAGACCCTTCCATTGTCGGCGGTCAATGAGTATGCGGACACGATTATCGCCCCACGGATTTCCATGATCAGCGGTGTTGCCCAGGTACAGGTCAACGGTTCGCAAAAATATGCCGTTCGGGTACAGCTGGACCCCAATGCCATAACTTCCTTGAAAATAGGCCTGGACGAGGTTGCTGCCGCACTTGACAGGTGGAACGTCAATCTGCCCACCGGGGGCCTGCAGGGGGAACGTCAGGCATTCACCATTCAGGCCACAGGACAGTTATACAATGCTGAGGCTTTTAAGTCGCTCATTGTTGCCTACCGCGGCAACTCCCCCGTCAGGCTTTCAGACATAGCCACAGTTTCGGATAGTGTTGAAAACGATAAAGTCGCTGCCTGGTACAACACCAAGGGAAAATCCACCCGGGCCATCATTCTGGCCGTCCAGCGCCAGCCGGGGACCAATACCATTGAAGTCGTCGACAGCATCAAGAAGCAGATTCCCAGCTTTCGCAGCCAGATTCCCGCTTCGGTACAGCTCGATGTTTTTTTCGACCGCACGGTTACCATCAGGGAATCGGTTGCCGATGTGAAGTTCACCCTGCTGTTGACTATCGCCCTGGTTATCCTGGTCATATTTCTCTTTCTGCGCAATCTCTCCGCTACGGTCATCCCCAGTCTTGCCCTGCCGCTGTCCATCATCGGCACCTTTGCCGCCATGTACGCCTTCGGTTTTTCCGTCAACAACATCACGCTGATGGCACTTACCCTGTCGGTGGGCTTCGTTGTCGATGATGCCATCGTCATGCTGGAAAACATCGTCCGCCACATGGAGCATGGCGAGAATCCCCACGAAGCGGCATTACGCGGCTCTCGGGAAATAGGTTTCACCATTATTTCCATGACCATTTCCCTGGTGGCGGTCTTTATACCGGTGCTGTTCATGTCGGGGATGCTGGGCAGGATGCTCCATGAATTTGCCGTCACCATTACCGTCGCCATTCTTATCTCCGGCCTGGTGTCCCTTTCCCTTACCCCCATGCTCTGCAGTCGCTTTCTCAAACCGCCGGCAGAGGTTCGGCACGGAAAGTTCTACAACTTCATGGAGCGTTTTTTTCAGGGAATGCTTGATCTGTACCGGCTGACCTTGTCCAGGGTTTTAAGGTACCGGCGCACGACGATGCTGATAACTCTGGTGATGACTGCCATCACCATCTGGCTTTTTATGATAATGCCCATGGGGCTGTTGCCATCCGATGACATCGGTGCCATCTCGGCTCCCACAGAGGGTGCCCAGGGCGTGTCATTCGAGGAGATGAAACGGCACCAGCAGGAACTGGCAAAGATTGTCCTGCAGGAGCCGAATATAGAGGCTTTCATGTCCACAGTGGGGGCCAGCGGCTCCCGCGTCGGTTCCAACAGCGGTTTCATGTTCATAAAGCTGAAGCCGCGCCATGAGAGAAACCTGAACGCGGACCAGATCATCCAGAAACTGCGGCCGAAGGTGATGGGCATTCCGGGCATCACCATGTTCATGAACAATCTCCCACCGATCCGTCTCGAAGCGACATCATCCAAGTTACAGTATCAGTTCGTTCTGCAGAGTCCGGATACGGAGGATCTCTACCAGAACGCCTCTGCATTCGAGACGAAGCTGCGCGGGCTGCCCATGCTTCAGGAGGTGACCAGCGACCTGCAGTTGAAAAACCCGCAGATCAATCTGCAACTGGATCGTGACCGGGCTGCGGCCTTGGGGATAACTGCAGAACGCATCGAAGACACCCTTTTTTCCGCATACGGAAGCCGTCAGGTTTCCACCATCTATTCGCCGACAAATCAGTACAGGGTAATCATGGAACTGGCTCCCCAATATCAGTCTGATCCGGCAGCCCTGTCCATGCTCTATGTGAGGTCCAATGCCGGACAACTGGTGCCGCTTTCCTCCCTGGCAACTCTGACTACGGGGGTGGGGCCACTGTCGGTCAATCATCTGGGGCAGATAACCTCAGTCACAGTCTCTTTCAACATCAAACCCGGAACTCCATTGGGTGATGCGGTGGCAGCCGTGGAAAACGAAGCAAAATCGCTGCCTGCGTCCATTACCACCGGTTTCCAGGGAACAGCGCAGGTTTACCAGGCTTCTACCAAAGGACTGGCCCTTCTGCTGATCATGGCCATTTTAGTCATTTATATCGTTCTGGGAATCCTGTACGAGAGCTACATCCATCCGCTGACCATTCTTTCAGGGCTACCCTCCGCCGGTTTCGGCGCCTTGATCACGCTTCTCATCTTCGGCAAGGACCTGAACCTGTATTCATTTGTCGGGATCATCATGTTGGTGGGAATCGTCAAGAAAAACGCCATCATGATGATCGATTTCGCCCTGGAGGCGCAGCGGAATCAGGGCTTGAGCCCCCTCGACGCCATCTATGAAGGTTGTCTCGTCCGTTTTCGGCCGATCATGATGACCACCATGGCGGCGCTGATGGGCACATTGCCCATTGCCATGGGTTTCGGTGCCGGCGCAGAATCCAGACGGCCTTTGGGGCTGGCAGTTGTCGGCGGGCTTCTCGTTTCCCAGCTCCTGACCCTCTTCATTACGCCGGTCGTCTACTATTACATGGACCGTTTTCAGCAGTTTCTCCGCAGCAGGGCAGGGAAGAAAGGGCCGATCTCTGAAACAAATGTGCCATGA
- the fliK gene encoding flagellar hook-length control protein FliK — protein sequence MMLINDEIQKQLLQLFAKSSNLPKVEAEQQSASQLQLTPGQQVQAEVVAKLPNHLFLARIAGELFKMELPLNVQPGETMHMTFVSAEPRITFELARADNGKVPVTISTTGKWLSSLMNSVIAQESSSSQSLSPILNGPPTDTELFAVRLKEAMTLGGLFYESHLAEWARGDRQIAQLLVEPQGKLSRRLVNPDPDLLQKGNEGNGILPKSIAEEATASKPAAGFIADPQTLPIIKDQLATLNSGVLIWNGQAWPEQKVEISVREREADGSSPQEREWETSLRLQLPALGEISATLHLSGAGLNIVLQTDDARTAAILLKGLPVLKERVDEAGINLTEMVIKR from the coding sequence ATGATGCTTATCAATGACGAGATTCAGAAACAACTTCTCCAATTGTTCGCCAAGTCTTCCAACTTGCCTAAAGTTGAGGCAGAACAGCAATCGGCCTCCCAGCTGCAACTGACACCCGGGCAGCAGGTCCAGGCCGAGGTTGTGGCAAAACTCCCCAATCATCTCTTTCTGGCCCGCATTGCCGGTGAACTCTTCAAGATGGAACTTCCCCTGAACGTGCAACCGGGCGAGACCATGCACATGACCTTCGTCAGTGCCGAACCTCGCATTACCTTCGAGTTGGCGAGGGCCGATAACGGGAAGGTTCCGGTAACTATCAGCACCACCGGAAAGTGGCTCAGCTCTCTGATGAACAGTGTGATTGCCCAGGAAAGTAGCAGCTCCCAATCCCTGTCACCGATATTGAATGGACCGCCGACAGATACCGAGCTCTTTGCAGTCAGGCTTAAGGAGGCCATGACATTGGGCGGCCTGTTCTATGAATCCCATTTGGCCGAGTGGGCGCGGGGGGATCGCCAGATCGCCCAACTCCTGGTAGAACCCCAGGGAAAGCTGTCCCGAAGGCTTGTGAATCCTGATCCAGACTTGCTGCAGAAAGGAAATGAAGGAAACGGCATCTTGCCCAAGAGCATTGCCGAGGAAGCGACAGCTTCTAAACCAGCTGCCGGCTTTATTGCAGACCCTCAGACCCTTCCTATTATCAAGGATCAGTTGGCAACCCTCAATTCAGGTGTGCTCATCTGGAATGGTCAGGCCTGGCCGGAACAAAAGGTGGAAATCTCGGTGCGGGAACGTGAAGCTGACGGTTCAAGTCCGCAGGAAAGGGAGTGGGAAACGTCTCTTCGGCTGCAGCTGCCTGCCCTTGGTGAAATTTCTGCCACACTGCACCTTTCTGGAGCCGGTCTGAATATAGTTCTGCAGACTGATGACGCCAGGACTGCGGCGATTCTCTTGAAAGGGCTTCCTGTATTGAAAGAGCGGGTGGATGAAGCGGGAATTAACTTGACCGAGATGGTGATAAAAAGATGA